One Streptomyces sp. NBC_01217 genomic region harbors:
- the fdhF gene encoding formate dehydrogenase subunit alpha: MTLLKEPDHGTPERPGQATVALEVDGMPVSVPEGTSVMRAASLAGVEIPKLCATDSLEAFGSCRLCVVEIDGRRGTPASCTTPCADGMQVRTQTPKVEKLRQGVMELYISDHPLDCLTCPANGDCELQDMAGVVGLRQVRYGYEGENHLDAEKDTSNPYFDFDASKCITCSRCVRACGEIQGTFALTIEGRGFDSKVAAGAGESFMDSECVSCGACVQACPTSTLQEKSVVDLGMPTRSVLTTCAYCGVGCSFKAELRGDELVRMVPYKDGGANEGHACVKGRFAFGYATHPDRVLKPMVREKITDPWHEVEWDEAIATVARRMRALQDTYGTGAVGAITSSRCTNEEVYVVQKMVRAAFGNNNVDTCARVCHSPTGYGLKQTFGESAGTQDFRSVAEADVIMVIGANPTDGHPVFASRMKRRLREGARLIVVDPRRIDLVRSPHIEADHHLQLRPSTNVAVVNAMAHVVVTEALVDQGFVAERCEGYEEWAAFVARPENSPEAVEPVTGVPAEELRAAARLYASAPNGAIYYGLGVTEHSQGSTMVMGMANLAMACGNIGRDGVGVNPLRGQNNVQGSCDMGSFPHELPGYRHVSDDAVRTVFEDLWGAALLPEPGLRIPNMFDAAIDGSFRGLFVHGEDIAQSDPNLKHVTAALEAMELVVVQDLFLNETAKFAHVFLPGASFLEKDGTFTNAERRINRVRAVMAPKAGKHEWQIVTEIATAMGYPMAYDHPGQIMDEIAAVTPTFEGVSFALLDKVGSVQWPCNAEAPEGTPVMHIDEFVRGKGKFVVTSYVPTNERSTRRFPLVLTTGRILSQYNVGAQTRRTGNVAWHPEDVLELHPHDAEDRGITDNDLVTLASRVGRTTLRALVSDRMPTGVVYTTFHHPVTGANVVTTENSDWATNCPEYKVTAVQVALAPRGREGATAAPVGALTAGD, from the coding sequence ATGACACTGCTCAAGGAACCCGATCACGGCACCCCGGAGCGACCGGGGCAGGCCACGGTGGCGCTCGAGGTGGACGGCATGCCGGTGAGCGTGCCGGAGGGCACCTCGGTGATGCGTGCCGCCTCGCTCGCCGGCGTCGAGATCCCCAAACTCTGCGCCACCGACTCCCTGGAGGCCTTCGGCTCCTGCCGGCTGTGCGTGGTCGAGATCGACGGCCGGCGCGGCACGCCCGCCTCCTGCACCACCCCGTGCGCCGACGGCATGCAGGTGCGTACCCAGACACCCAAGGTGGAGAAGCTGCGCCAGGGCGTCATGGAGCTCTACATCTCCGACCACCCGCTGGACTGTCTGACCTGCCCCGCCAACGGCGACTGCGAACTGCAGGACATGGCGGGCGTCGTCGGACTGCGCCAGGTGCGCTACGGCTACGAGGGGGAGAACCACCTCGACGCCGAGAAGGACACCAGCAACCCCTACTTCGACTTCGACGCGTCCAAGTGCATCACCTGCTCCCGCTGCGTCCGCGCCTGCGGCGAGATCCAGGGCACATTCGCCCTGACCATCGAGGGACGCGGCTTCGACTCCAAGGTGGCGGCGGGCGCGGGGGAGTCCTTCATGGACTCCGAGTGCGTCTCCTGCGGAGCCTGCGTGCAGGCCTGCCCGACGTCCACGCTCCAGGAGAAGTCCGTCGTCGACCTCGGCATGCCCACCCGCTCGGTCCTCACCACCTGCGCGTACTGCGGCGTCGGCTGCTCCTTCAAGGCCGAACTGCGCGGCGACGAACTCGTCCGCATGGTGCCGTACAAGGACGGCGGCGCCAACGAGGGCCACGCGTGCGTCAAGGGCCGCTTCGCCTTCGGCTACGCCACACACCCCGACCGCGTCCTCAAGCCCATGGTGCGCGAGAAGATCACGGACCCGTGGCACGAGGTCGAGTGGGACGAGGCCATCGCCACGGTCGCGCGCCGGATGCGGGCTCTGCAGGACACGTACGGGACCGGCGCGGTCGGCGCGATCACCTCCTCGCGGTGCACGAACGAGGAGGTGTACGTCGTCCAGAAGATGGTCCGCGCCGCCTTCGGCAACAACAACGTCGACACCTGTGCGCGCGTCTGCCACTCGCCCACCGGATACGGGCTCAAACAGACCTTCGGTGAATCCGCGGGCACCCAGGACTTCCGCTCGGTCGCCGAGGCCGACGTCATCATGGTGATCGGCGCCAACCCCACCGACGGACACCCGGTGTTCGCCTCCCGGATGAAGCGCCGGCTGCGCGAGGGCGCCCGCCTGATCGTGGTCGACCCGCGCCGCATCGACCTCGTACGCTCGCCGCACATCGAGGCCGACCACCATCTGCAACTGCGACCGAGCACCAACGTGGCCGTGGTCAACGCCATGGCGCACGTGGTGGTCACCGAGGCGCTCGTCGACCAGGGCTTCGTGGCCGAGCGGTGCGAGGGCTACGAGGAGTGGGCCGCGTTCGTGGCCCGCCCCGAGAACAGCCCCGAGGCCGTCGAACCGGTCACCGGGGTTCCGGCCGAAGAACTGCGCGCGGCCGCCCGGCTGTACGCGAGCGCACCCAACGGGGCGATCTACTACGGTCTGGGCGTCACCGAGCACAGCCAGGGCTCGACCATGGTCATGGGGATGGCCAACCTCGCGATGGCGTGCGGGAACATCGGCCGCGACGGCGTGGGCGTCAATCCGCTGCGCGGCCAGAACAACGTCCAGGGCTCCTGCGACATGGGTTCCTTCCCGCACGAACTGCCCGGCTACCGGCATGTCTCCGACGACGCGGTGCGCACCGTGTTCGAGGACCTGTGGGGCGCCGCCCTGCTGCCCGAGCCGGGGCTTCGCATCCCCAACATGTTCGACGCGGCCATCGACGGCTCCTTCCGCGGCCTGTTCGTGCACGGCGAGGACATTGCGCAGTCCGACCCGAACCTGAAGCACGTCACCGCGGCCCTGGAGGCGATGGAACTCGTCGTCGTCCAGGACCTCTTCCTCAACGAGACTGCCAAGTTCGCGCATGTGTTCCTGCCCGGGGCGTCGTTCCTGGAGAAGGACGGCACCTTCACCAACGCGGAGCGCCGGATCAACCGGGTGCGCGCGGTGATGGCACCGAAGGCGGGCAAGCACGAGTGGCAGATCGTCACCGAGATCGCCACCGCCATGGGGTATCCGATGGCGTACGACCACCCGGGCCAGATCATGGACGAGATCGCCGCGGTCACCCCGACCTTCGAGGGCGTCTCCTTCGCGCTGCTCGACAAGGTGGGCAGTGTCCAGTGGCCGTGCAACGCCGAGGCGCCGGAGGGTACGCCCGTCATGCACATCGACGAATTCGTCCGCGGCAAGGGGAAGTTCGTCGTCACCTCGTACGTGCCCACCAATGAGCGCTCCACCCGCCGCTTCCCGCTGGTGCTCACCACCGGGCGCATCCTCAGCCAGTACAACGTCGGGGCGCAGACGCGCCGCACAGGCAACGTCGCCTGGCACCCCGAGGACGTGCTGGAACTGCATCCGCACGACGCGGAGGACCGCGGGATCACCGACAATGACCTGGTCACCCTGGCCAGCCGGGTCGGCCGCACCACGCTGCGCGCCCTGGTCTCCGACCGGATGCCGACCGGTGTCGTCTACACGACCTTCCACCACCCGGTCACCGGGGCCAACGTGGTGACCACGGAGAACTCCGACTGGGCGACCAACTGCCCGGAGTACAAGGTGACGGCCGTCCAGGTCGCCCTGGCGCCGCGTGGGCGCGAAGGGGCCACCGCGGCCCCCGTGGGCGCCCTGACGGCGGGAGACTGA
- a CDS encoding formate dehydrogenase beta subunit has translation MTQHPAQPHVRIYVPRDSAARSVGADEVAATIQQAADSPESAIDLVRTGSRGMLWLEPLVEVATEHGRIGYGPVTPDDVPALLAAGLLDGGEHPLRLGPVDELPWLARQNRVTFARVGVIDPLDADDYLRHGGLTGLRTALKLTPADVVAEVTDSGLRGRGGAGFPAGIKWKTVLDCPGELKFICCNADEGDSGTFADRMLMEGDPFLLIEGMTIAAHAVGAREGYLYIRSEYPDAVATMRAAIDIARERGWLGTSVLGTPLDFDLHVRVGAGAYICGEETSMLESLEGKRGMVRAKPPIPAIEGLFGKPTVVNNVLTLATVPVVLAQGAKAYQELGVERSRGTQVFQLGGNIARGGIVETAFGITLRELIEEYGGGTRSGRPVRTAQVGGPLGAYLPPSSFDLPMDYEAFAAAGAMVGHGGIVVFDDTVDMAAQARFAMEFCAAESCGKCTPCRVGSVRGVEVIDKIVAGEQRDENLALLDDLCDLMTEGSLCAMGGLTPLPVRSALAHFADDFLGEVAADKRTEGTA, from the coding sequence TCTGGCTCGAACCGCTCGTCGAGGTCGCCACCGAGCACGGTCGTATCGGCTACGGTCCGGTGACCCCCGACGACGTTCCCGCACTGCTCGCCGCCGGCCTGCTCGACGGCGGCGAGCACCCCCTGCGCCTCGGCCCCGTGGACGAACTGCCGTGGCTGGCCCGGCAGAACCGGGTCACCTTCGCGCGCGTCGGCGTCATCGATCCGCTCGACGCCGACGACTATCTGCGCCACGGCGGTCTCACAGGACTGCGCACCGCGCTGAAGCTCACGCCAGCCGACGTGGTCGCCGAGGTGACCGACTCGGGCCTGCGTGGGCGCGGCGGAGCGGGCTTCCCCGCAGGCATCAAATGGAAGACCGTCCTCGACTGCCCGGGCGAGCTGAAGTTCATCTGCTGCAACGCCGACGAGGGCGACAGCGGAACCTTCGCCGACCGCATGCTCATGGAAGGCGATCCGTTCCTGCTCATCGAGGGCATGACGATCGCCGCGCACGCCGTCGGCGCCCGCGAGGGCTACCTCTACATCCGCTCCGAGTACCCGGACGCGGTCGCCACGATGCGCGCCGCCATCGACATCGCCCGCGAGCGCGGCTGGCTCGGCACCTCCGTCCTCGGAACGCCGCTCGACTTCGATCTGCATGTGCGGGTCGGCGCGGGTGCGTACATCTGCGGCGAGGAGACCTCCATGCTGGAGAGCCTGGAGGGCAAGCGCGGCATGGTCCGCGCGAAGCCGCCGATCCCCGCGATCGAGGGCCTGTTCGGCAAGCCGACCGTCGTCAACAACGTGCTGACGCTTGCCACTGTTCCCGTCGTCCTCGCCCAGGGCGCCAAGGCGTACCAGGAGCTCGGCGTGGAGCGCTCCCGCGGCACCCAGGTGTTCCAGCTCGGCGGCAACATCGCCCGCGGCGGCATCGTCGAGACCGCCTTCGGGATCACGCTGCGCGAACTCATCGAGGAGTACGGCGGCGGCACGCGGTCGGGTCGGCCGGTGCGCACCGCGCAGGTCGGCGGGCCGCTCGGCGCCTACCTTCCGCCCTCCTCGTTCGACCTGCCGATGGACTACGAGGCGTTCGCCGCGGCCGGGGCGATGGTCGGGCACGGCGGCATCGTGGTCTTCGACGACACCGTCGACATGGCCGCCCAGGCGCGCTTCGCCATGGAGTTCTGCGCGGCCGAGTCCTGCGGCAAGTGCACCCCGTGCCGGGTCGGTTCAGTGCGCGGCGTCGAGGTGATCGACAAGATCGTGGCGGGGGAGCAGCGGGACGAGAACCTGGCACTCCTCGACGACCTGTGCGATCTGATGACCGAGGGCTCGCTGTGCGCGATGGGCGGGCTGACCCCGCTGCCCGTGCGCAGCGCCCTTGCTCACTTCGCGGACGACTTCCTCGGCGAAGTCGCCGCCGACAAGAGGACGGAGGGCACGGCATGA
- a CDS encoding OFA family MFS transporter produces MSVTPQATSSSYREVTDANGRVYRVGESDRSILGRPRAWMVWLPWIAMMGVSVYEYGYSSAESTLEHAHGWTLTEVFWIASIWAVFQAGVAFPAGRLRETGRLSAKTGMLLGAVLSGLGFLSIAHVSNPIVVILGYSVLGGAGSGLVYATCINMVGKWYPDNKGARTGFVNGGFAYGTLPLIFVFSYWFHADNFRLVLDLIALGMVLLVGGCGFFFRDPPKSWWPHDVDPLNRGGGEDAGRVARRLRKNPPAKGQFTPMQAIRTGQLPLMWFALVCVGGVSLFGINFQVPFAKSLGFGPLIAASSAGVLAVVNGVGRAAVGWLSDTLGRRQTLTLVLLIAGVAQFGVLWSGQAHNETLFLIFAFVNGFGGGAFYPLFAALVPDYFGENNNATNYGLVYSAKLVGGVGGGGLAASVIGAWGYSGGYYLAGGIAFLSALITLLLRQPGRPADQKRPAEQAVAGSRGLTGAAN; encoded by the coding sequence ATGTCAGTAACACCGCAGGCGACTTCCTCCTCGTACCGAGAGGTCACCGATGCCAACGGGCGCGTCTACCGCGTCGGGGAGAGCGACCGTTCCATCCTGGGCAGGCCTCGGGCGTGGATGGTCTGGCTCCCGTGGATCGCGATGATGGGCGTCAGCGTCTACGAGTACGGCTACAGCTCGGCGGAGTCGACCCTTGAGCACGCCCATGGCTGGACCCTCACCGAGGTCTTCTGGATCGCCAGTATCTGGGCGGTCTTCCAGGCGGGCGTCGCCTTCCCCGCGGGCAGGCTCCGCGAGACCGGAAGGCTCTCCGCGAAGACGGGCATGCTCCTCGGAGCCGTACTGTCCGGGCTCGGCTTCCTCTCCATCGCCCACGTCTCGAACCCGATCGTGGTGATACTCGGCTACTCGGTGCTCGGCGGCGCAGGCTCCGGGCTCGTCTACGCGACCTGCATCAACATGGTCGGCAAGTGGTATCCGGACAACAAGGGCGCGCGGACCGGCTTTGTCAACGGCGGATTCGCCTATGGCACACTGCCGTTGATCTTCGTCTTCAGCTACTGGTTCCACGCCGACAACTTCCGGCTGGTCCTCGACCTGATCGCCCTGGGCATGGTCCTCCTCGTGGGCGGTTGCGGCTTCTTCTTCCGCGACCCGCCCAAGAGCTGGTGGCCGCACGACGTGGACCCGCTCAACCGCGGCGGTGGCGAGGACGCCGGGCGTGTGGCGCGCAGGCTGCGCAAGAACCCGCCGGCCAAGGGGCAGTTCACCCCGATGCAGGCGATCAGGACCGGACAGCTGCCGCTGATGTGGTTCGCCCTGGTCTGCGTAGGCGGCGTCTCGCTCTTCGGCATCAACTTCCAGGTCCCCTTCGCCAAGAGTCTCGGCTTCGGGCCGTTGATCGCCGCCTCGTCGGCGGGTGTGCTCGCCGTGGTCAACGGGGTGGGCCGGGCCGCAGTGGGCTGGCTGTCGGACACCCTGGGCCGCCGGCAGACTTTGACGCTGGTCCTCCTGATCGCGGGCGTCGCGCAGTTCGGCGTGCTGTGGTCGGGGCAGGCCCACAACGAGACGCTTTTCCTGATCTTCGCGTTCGTCAACGGCTTCGGCGGCGGCGCCTTCTACCCGCTGTTCGCGGCACTGGTCCCGGACTACTTCGGGGAGAACAACAATGCCACCAACTACGGCCTCGTCTACAGCGCCAAGCTGGTCGGCGGTGTCGGTGGCGGTGGCTTGGCCGCTTCGGTGATCGGCGCCTGGGGCTACTCGGGCGGCTACTACCTGGCAGGTGGCATCGCCTTCCTGTCGGCTCTGATCACGCTGCTGCTGCGTCAGCCCGGCCGACCTGCGGACCAGAAGCGGCCCGCCGAGCAGGCCGTCGCCGGCAGCCGCGGGCTGACCGGCGCGGCGAACTGA
- a CDS encoding formate dehydrogenase subunit delta — protein MASTEPSECRMANDIAANLAHLPASQAATELAGHIGRFWDPRMRSRLRALVDSDVSGVHPLVVEAVKLLR, from the coding sequence ATGGCCTCCACTGAGCCGTCCGAGTGCCGCATGGCCAATGACATCGCCGCGAACCTCGCTCATCTGCCCGCGTCGCAGGCCGCCACCGAACTGGCCGGACACATCGGCAGGTTCTGGGACCCGCGGATGCGCAGCAGGCTGCGCGCGCTGGTGGACTCCGACGTGTCGGGCGTGCACCCGCTCGTCGTCGAGGCGGTGAAGCTGCTGCGCTGA